In Phaseolus vulgaris cultivar G19833 chromosome 10, P. vulgaris v2.0, whole genome shotgun sequence, a single genomic region encodes these proteins:
- the LOC137819230 gene encoding uncharacterized protein yields MSNFANRHRRSSSIKVGDMVYLKIRPHRQLSRPNRLHLKLVAKYYGPFTVVVTLGSMAFKLQLPETARIHPVFHVSQLKLAVGPHEVQPELPKELQEPTGNCYPTEILDRRELFVQGASIPQILIKWNEGDRDTVTWEDVKTIQEQL; encoded by the coding sequence ATGTCCAATTTCGCCAACCGCCACAGAAGGTCGTCTTCAATTAAAGTGGGGGATAtggtatatttaaaaattaggcCACATCGGCAACTATCAAGGCCTAACCGATTGCATCTCAAGTTGGTTGCCAAGTACTATGGTCCTTTTACGGTTGTAGTGACGTTGGGTTCAATGGCCTTTAAACTTCAATTACCAGAAACGGCTCGAATACACCCGGTATTCCATGTGTCTCAACTCAAGCTGGCGGTGGGGCCGCACGAAGTTCAACCTGAGTTACCTAAAGAGTTACAAGAACCAACGGGAAATTGTTATCCAACAGAGATCTTGGATAGACGTGAACTATTCGTCCAAGGAGCATCCATCCCACAGATCTTAATAAAGTGGAATGAGGGGGATAGGGACACGGTGACATGGGAGGATGTGAAGACCATTCAGGAACAACTTTGA